The nucleotide window GGTGGACGAGATCGAGATGGAGACGACTGCCGGGCTGAAGCGTGCCGCCCACCTGCGGCAGTCCATCCTGAAGCGGGCCTTCGAGGGCAGGCTGGTCCCGCAGGACCCCACCGACGAACCCGCCAGCGTGCTGCTGGAACGGATCAAGGAAGAACGCCAACAGGCCACATCGCTTGCGTCGCCGACCCGCAGGAGACATAATGCAGGGACCCGGCAGAGCCGCAAGTCCTGACGCACCACATCACTTGGTTGCGTCTGCCAGACGCACAGGAAGGGAGAGAGGTCACCGTGATCCAGACTGTGGCCCTGCGAAGCAACCGTGCCTACGGTGGCCGGATTCCACCCGCCCCGGTCGGGCACTTGCTGACAGTGGTGCCCAAGGTGGTCCGTGGGTGCGTTTCGATGGCCTATCAGCGTCGCAGCAAGAGTCTCGGTACGCCGTCGTCCTGGCTGGTTGCGGCGTCGGACGTGCGGGTGGTCGAGGTCAAGGCGGACCACGACACCATCGTGCGGTTCGACGCTCCGCCTCTGGGCGAGGCCGCCAAAGAGCTCTACACGCAAGGCGAACTGTGGTCCACAAGGCCCGACCCCGAGGACACTGCCTTCGACCTGCTGGGTGATGTGCTGAAGGATGTGAGCAGTGAGAACGAAGACAGCGAGCGCTTCGACCAGGATCTTCTGAGGAGTCTGGCGGCGTTCAAGCAGGTTCTCAACGGGTCCTACCACGAGATGCTCGTCAGCGGGGGGCGCTACAGTGTCGATGCCCCGGCCGTGATGGACAAGGCAACGATTGCTGCGGCGAAGACGCTATGCGAGAAGACCCCGGCACAGACCCGAGTGCGGCTGGTGGGCGTGTTGGACGCAGTGCGAATCAGCACGCAGACTTTTGCCCTCAAACTGGATGACGGGCACGAGGTGCAAGGGGTGTTCGGGCAGGGAGACTTCGACGGCGTCCTCGAACTGCTGAAGGCTAAGCAACGGGTTCTGGTAAGGGGCGACGCTAGCTATCGCCCATCTGGCCAACTCCTTTTGATCGACGCCGAGGAGGTATCGGCAGGAGAGGGCCAGTCGCCCATATGGTCCCGTGTGCCACAGGCTGCTGAGGGACGCCTGAACAGGCCGAGCCTGCACCGCAGACAGACCAAGTCATCGGGGCTGGCAGCAATCGTCGGCAAGTGGCCGGGGCACGAGACCGACGAAGAGATCGCTGAGGCCCTGAGGGCACTGCGATGACAGCAAGTCCCGAGGAACTCGTTGTGCTGGACGCCAACATCCTTGTCCACCTGCTGAGGATGGACTCGACGGGCACGGCGATCGAGGCCGAGCATCGACTCACGGCGAGACGGGAGCGCCCCATCCTGTCGTCCGTGGTCGAAGCCGAGATTCTGAGCTTCACCCGCTACAATCGGTGGGGCCAGGAGCAGATCGACCTGTTGCTTGACCTGCTTGGGACACTGTTGCGAGTGGACGCAGGCCATCCTGATGTTGTCGCCGCCTACATCGACCTCTACTGTGAGGCCAGGCGAAGAGGACGCTATCGGCAGTTCCGCCAGAACGACCTGTGGATCGCCGCCACTGCTCGTGCTGCCCAGGCTGTGGTCTACACCATGAACGGTAAGGACTTCGACTGGATCGATCCGGCTTACCTCAAGATCGTGCACGTGAGGCAGGCCTGATGACCAACCAGACCCAGCAGATCGTTAGCCATGCCTGGAACTTCGCCCACGCCCTGCGGGACGACGGGCTGTCGTATATGGGCTACACCGAGCAGATCACCTTTCTGCTGTTCCTGAAGATGGCCGAGGAGTTGTCCTTGCCGCCCTACAAGCGGGAGCCGATGGTGCCCAGGCACCTCGATTGGCAGAGCCTGCTGCGCCTCGACGGCGAGGAACTGCTGATCCACTATCGGCACATCCTGGAGGAACTGGGGCGGCAGGGCGGGATGCTCGGTGCGATCTTCCGCCGGGCCAAGGCCGAGGTGCAGAACCCGGCCATCCTGCGGCGGCTGATCGTGGAACTGATCGACCCGATCAAGTGGTCGGCGATGGACGCCGACATCAAGGGCGACATCTACGAGGGGCTGCTGGCCAAGAGTGCCGAGGAGTCACCCAAGGGGGCCGGGCAGTACTTCACCCCGAGGTCGCTGATCCGGGCCATCGTGGAGGTGATGCGACCGGGCCCCGAGGACACGCTCTGCGACCCGGCCTGCGGCACCGGGGGCTTTCTGCTGGCCGCCCACGACTATGTGATCCACGAACACGGGCGGGACCTGGATCAGGCCCAGAAGCA belongs to Armatimonadia bacterium and includes:
- a CDS encoding PIN domain-containing protein, which gives rise to MTASPEELVVLDANILVHLLRMDSTGTAIEAEHRLTARRERPILSSVVEAEILSFTRYNRWGQEQIDLLLDLLGTLLRVDAGHPDVVAAYIDLYCEARRRGRYRQFRQNDLWIAATARAAQAVVYTMNGKDFDWIDPAYLKIVHVRQA